A genomic stretch from Chryseobacterium oryzae includes:
- a CDS encoding class I SAM-dependent DNA methyltransferase: MITGELKSQIDKIWNDFWTGGISNPLTVIEQFTYLIFLKQLDNKQILIEKEKNQLGSSLKEDIYTENQKELRWSHFKDKDPETMFLLFTRPQVHIDNLTAFDFMKTIGADGGKFSEYMKGATFMVPTPKVLDKVVQQIDKLPLDKKDTKGDLYEYMLSKIAEAGTNGQFRTPRHIIRMMVELMEPQKDDVICDPSLGTAGFLVAASEYIRETQNNWFLEKDFREHFNKKMFNGIEIDPSMMRIAAMNLQLHGIETPNLIGGSALAESNSITGKYSLVLANPPFKGALDYDEVEKSLLQITKTKKTELLFLSLILRNLKLGGRAAVIVPDGVLFGSSGAHKSIRKELVENQQLQGVISMPSGVFKPYAGVSTAILLFTKTNSGGTENVWFYDMKADGYSLDDKRNLLISEDALEQSFTEPENILMETAGKCDIPNILLDWSTISQQQSTDNYTDRTQQSFLVSKADIIANDYDLSINRYKETVYEEVQYEKPSTLIADIKTIDAKRQNAIAELEKLLG; encoded by the coding sequence ATGATCACAGGCGAATTAAAATCCCAAATCGACAAAATATGGAACGACTTCTGGACAGGAGGGATTTCTAATCCTCTCACTGTCATAGAACAGTTTACCTATCTTATTTTCCTTAAACAGTTAGATAACAAACAGATTCTCATCGAAAAAGAGAAAAACCAATTAGGTTCTTCACTTAAAGAAGACATTTATACTGAAAATCAAAAAGAACTTCGCTGGAGCCATTTCAAAGATAAAGATCCGGAAACGATGTTTCTGCTTTTCACGCGCCCGCAAGTGCATATCGATAATCTTACAGCTTTCGATTTTATGAAAACCATTGGTGCAGACGGTGGTAAGTTTTCAGAATATATGAAAGGGGCTACTTTTATGGTTCCTACACCAAAGGTTTTGGATAAAGTAGTACAGCAGATCGATAAACTGCCTTTGGATAAAAAAGATACTAAAGGTGATCTGTACGAATATATGCTGAGCAAAATTGCAGAAGCAGGTACCAACGGACAGTTTCGTACACCTAGGCATATTATCCGGATGATGGTAGAGCTGATGGAACCTCAAAAAGATGATGTAATATGTGACCCTTCATTGGGAACTGCCGGTTTTTTGGTAGCAGCCAGTGAATATATCAGAGAAACACAAAATAATTGGTTTTTAGAAAAAGATTTTCGTGAGCACTTTAACAAAAAAATGTTCAATGGAATCGAGATTGATCCTTCGATGATGCGGATTGCAGCAATGAATCTTCAGCTTCACGGGATAGAAACGCCCAATCTGATAGGTGGAAGTGCTTTGGCAGAAAGCAACAGCATTACCGGCAAATATTCTCTGGTATTGGCAAATCCACCATTCAAAGGGGCTTTAGATTATGATGAAGTGGAAAAAAGTCTCCTCCAGATAACTAAGACCAAGAAAACAGAACTTTTATTCCTTTCATTAATTTTAAGAAATCTTAAACTTGGCGGTCGTGCTGCAGTGATTGTTCCGGATGGTGTGCTGTTCGGAAGTTCCGGTGCACACAAAAGCATCCGTAAAGAATTGGTAGAAAATCAACAGTTGCAGGGTGTAATCTCGATGCCAAGTGGTGTCTTCAAACCTTATGCAGGGGTAAGTACCGCTATTTTACTGTTTACCAAAACCAATTCCGGAGGTACAGAAAATGTTTGGTTTTACGATATGAAAGCCGACGGTTACAGTCTGGATGATAAACGAAATCTGTTAATATCCGAAGATGCGCTGGAACAATCTTTTACAGAACCGGAAAATATTTTAATGGAAACTGCAGGAAAATGCGATATCCCAAACATACTTTTGGATTGGAGCACCATCAGCCAACAACAATCAACTGACAATTATACAGATCGAACACAGCAATCTTTCTTAGTTTCAAAAGCTGATATCATTGCCAATGATTATGATTTGAGTATCAACCGGTACAAAGAAACTGTGTATGAAGAAGTGCAATACGAAAAACCAAGCACGCTGATTGCCGACATCAAAACCATAGATGCCAAAAGAC